DNA from Onychomys torridus chromosome 1, mOncTor1.1, whole genome shotgun sequence:
ATTTAGCTGTGTCCTTGCCTCTTGTGGATCATTTCTGTGCTGGCTGTGCTGGTCACAGAGTCCCCTGAACTAGGGTGCTTTTCATGCTACTCTCTACTGCCAGCTTGGACCTGACTTTGCTGATACCTAGTGCTCACAAAGCACTCACTTACTCCCTGGGTCCTGTCCCCAGGCATTGATGTGCCTGTGCAACAGAGCACACCCTTGGTAGGGTGCAAGAGGCTCAGGCTTGAGTTTGGGAGCTATGCACCTACCTCTGGATTGTCTCTCTGGGGAATGCTCCTGAGTTGGATTTCTGTAGGTGttgatttttctgtttggtttttgtttgtttgtttttgttttgcttttagttttggtttggtttttcaagacagagtttctctatatagccttggctgttctagagcttgctttgtagactaggatggcctcgaactcacagagattctcttgtctctgcctcctgagtgctgagattaaaggcgtgtgctaccacgcCTGGCTAGTGTTGATGTTTTCATGGCATGTCCATAGTGTCTTGGAGCATCTGAGCCCATCTTGCaactctctcttttctccctttccgtgtgtgtgtgtgtgtgtgtgtgtctaagtctgtgtctgtctctctgtgtatctgtctgtctgacactTGTACTGAGGAGttcctttggggaaaaaaatgagaaaggattTCAGCTGCCAAGTAAGGTGCACACAGAATATTGCATCTGGAGATGAAACggcccagcaggtaaagatgctttcaGTCAAACTTAacaaactgagtttgatccctgggacctataCGGTGGAAGAAGAGAGTTAATTcccacaacttgtcctctgacctctacatacgaTGCGTCATGTGCATGCCCACCTTCAAAAATGCAACTGTTTTTGGTGCCCCTGCATCTGGCATCTCTACAAGACCATTGCTGATAGCCTAACTGCACCCTGCTTTGTCCAATGGGAAGCAGTAGTGTAGTCACTGGCcgtggcctctgagggtacctggTACCCATGCCAGGGTGGGTTATGTACTTTGCCTAGACCCAGCCATGGATGAACTCTCACCCATATCCATGTCAGAACAGTTTCTCACTCATCACCTGATTGTTAGCCTcagatcatgtttttgtttcatgGTCTGTTTGTCTTGTCTTAATGTTTTTTGAGACTGTTACTATGGAGCccaagctagtctcaaactctccatcctcctgttCCCCTCCCAAATGTTCAGATTTtaggcatgcaccgccacaccTGGAACTCCTCAGGATGtcatctttgtttgcttttatctTATAGCTCTAAAATATCACCAATACACAGGACAGGGCACACAACACACATCCATTGCGTGTGTGAGATGATAGACATTGAACCCAGGATTTAACATACACTATGTAAGTAATTGTTCTACCATTTAGCTACATTTGAAGACCTATTCAATTCAATAGAGACAATTTACCACCTCAGggatcagaaaatgaaaatgtcactCCTATTTGCAAGCCCCTCCATTATCACTGAACTACTTTCTTCTCCAAAGATGAGAACTGCTATTGGTTTGGTGATTCCTCCCTCTTAcctattggtttttctttttaaaccctTTGACCCAGGGTTTAAATCCGGGGCTTTGTGTATACTAAGCAAGCGTTATACAGTGCCTCACCCTTAAGGCCCTATCACTAATTTTTTGCAATAAGCAGttccttgggggctggagagatggctcagaggttaagagcactggctgctcttccagaggtcctgagttcaattcccagtcaaccacatggtggctcaaaaccatctgtaatgagatctggtgccctcttctgtaaacataataaataaatcaatctttaaaaaaaaaataagcagttgtttggttttctttctaaTCTTACTTTCTACACAGGGGTCCTTAAGCAAGAATTTACTTCTGAACTTGAATGGAAGAGGGTCATGGTGTAGGACTGCaatcctggcattcaggaggTTAAGGCGGGAGAAttgctgtgagcttgaggccatcttaggctacacagtgagtaccAGGCTAGCCGGGACTACacagcaaaacacaaacacagaaatctCAAGAATAGGACTACATAGTCTCTCtggtgttttgttatttgttttttcaagatagggtttctccgtgaggtcctggaacttgctctgtagaccaggctggccttgaactcagatatctgcctgcctctgtctcttgagtgctggaattaaaggcatgcagcacaaAAGCCCAGCAAATCACATGGTTTTGTGTCCATGGTCTCACGCTGAGATTATTCTGAACTACTACACTGGTTCCCTTTCCCTGCCATGCAGTTTCAAGAATTTACACTCGCACTGGGAACCACCAGCCTGAACACTGCAGGGTCTCACAGACTAGGCTGCtgtgaacatttctttttttaatttttttttattttaaacagtaaaatattttctctgtagaaaatagtataaaatgataacatttcccaataggCACTTTTAAgacaaatgatagctgaattatacatataaatagtgattagattctgggatacagaagagacctatcttcatctgttcagagagctatgttttacttaggttgtataagtgagattcctattcatcttccccttcactgtttgatttacagcagactttttctataggctaatccataatctaaaaatattttagccttccctcctgaaagtacagccagcatatcctttcatcagcttgatacagtacaaattcttatcctaatggtgaaatgtttcactaaagcttgcccagtgattgttGCAAAACCAAtaattattataagccacagtcatcctagggtccccccggGTATATACTCTCCCTGGTTCTGTGattctgattgttctttgctttatatctagaatccacttatgagtgaggacataccatgtttgtccttctgagtctgggttacctcactcagggtgatattttctagttccatccatttgcctgcaaatttcatgctgtcattgtttttctctgctgagtagtactccattgtgtgtatgtaacacattttcttaatccattcttcagttgacgggcatctaggttgtctctaggttctggctattacgaataatgctactatgaacatagttgagcatgtatctttgtggtgtgattgagcattccttgggtatatgcccaagagtggtatggctgggtcttgaggtagatcgattcccaattttctgagaaaccaccatactgatttccacagtggttgtacaagtttgcactcccaccaacagtggaggagtgtgaACATTTCTTAATGTCCTGCTGCAGGTACGCAGGAGTTTCTTACAGGCACAGTCCTAAGAATGGAATTGATGGCTCACCGGGTGTGTCAGGTTTGCAAAATAACACTCAGGTGTTTTCCAGAGTGCTCACAGCAATTTACTCCCACCCCCCGGGGCCAGTTCCTGTAGCTCCATTTGCTCAACATTTGGTATTGTCTGATTTAAGATTTTTGCCCATCAGCTAGGTGTTAATGGcacttgtttttctgatttctaacGAAAGTGGACCCTTTCCATGTGCTATTTTTAAATCCTCTCTGGCGGCTGCCTTTCAGATTTTCTACCAAGTTCCCCACTATGTGTCCTCTCTTCTTTTTGcaatactagggattgaacccagggcctcatgaatgcCAGGCATTCTACCACAGAACTCCACCCCAGCCTGCGTCCCCCTTGTGTGCGCGTGTGGTGGTGGGGTGATTCTTTTGCCTATGCGTATAGAGCCCAGAGAAGGGCAGCATCTTCTCTATCAGTCCCCACTTCACTTGGTGAGAGCGCCTCTCACTGGATCTGAAACTTCAGTCAGTCAGGCTGGCCGGTGAACCCCTGGGATCCGCTGCTCTACAGCAATGGGGCGATGGTGTTATGGGTACGAGCAGCCATGCCTGcgtttatgtgggtgctgtggatttgaacttgggtcctcttgctTTCACGGCAAGTGTACTCCCTGGCCATCTCCACCGACCACTTTCTTTTAGAGATAGAAATCTCATGAACCctagactgacctggaacttgcttcatagccaaggatgaccttgaacttcagatcctatCTTCCAGTCATGATTATACAGAGGTGTGTACCACTaacactaccaactgagccacatcccagacCTTTTCTGGACAGCAGCTCTGGTATGTATTCTGGGTGAggattttaataataaaatactctCACCACTCTGTGCTCACCTCTTTACTCGGGTTTTAGATTAAGTTTCTAGTACTGATGGAGACCATCTTACTATAACATTCTCTCCACTGTGAGGTCATGAAAGTTTCCTCATGCTATGCCcagtcttgaactgtttttatCTTTGCTTTCCTGGACAGTAAACATGCAAAGAAGCATTTCATTTGCACAATAAGCAAGTCACTGCTCAGTGATGCTCTTCTGTTGGAGAAACAAACACCAAGCAGGACTGAGTGTTAAACAGCATTTTACCTGTCCTCACAACCTTCATCCTTGAGGGaactaaggctcagagagcaTGGGTTACATGACATAGAGACACTCTCCTGCTATAGTCTGAGTTCATGTGGTTGTTTTCTTTCAGCAAGTTCATGGGCAAATTAGCTTTTCTGAACCCCAAATCTCTTCACCtctccaaaacaaaaagattaaaaatgctTACACACACGTTAGTTTCAGGCTGGTTCACAGTATGAGTTTGAGAACAATGGACTGGAATTTCTTTTTCAAGTCTAACTCTCTCGTTTCTCTGACAGCTGGGCAAACAGCAGAATCCCATCATCCATTCTTCCCAGAGGCTGAGAGGACACATTGGTGACTGGCAGGTGAACTCCTACCCACATCCTATTCACCCTCTTCCTGGTGCCTTTGACTCCTACTGACTTTTCCACCAGGTGCTGCCTAGACCAACTGTTGACATCTGGAAGCCTACAGCCTACCTGGCTCCCAGGAAGAAATCAACCCACAGTCTCTCCCACATTATTCAGGAATTGGGACACCTAGGGCACCTGCCCAAGGCCCACATGGCTAGGGTGGCTCCTtctgggaggggaaagggaagccACCAGTTTCGGTGAACTGATAAGGAGTGAGGTAGATGTGCTCAGCCCCTGGAGAAGATACAACTCCCAGCCTATCTGTTTTCCAACACAGAACACCAATCATGAAGGCCACTGACTttattaatctaaaactctttaTAAGAACAGTTACTATttttgccaaaaacaaaaaacaaaaacaaaaaggagccaAAGGGCATCTAAAAGACTGTgaatggagggagaaagggtCCAGGAATCCATTCAGGAAAGCTGGTAACTGTTGCCATGGAAGTTTGGTGGGAGGAGGGGCAAGGCATGCAAGGGCAAGAACTCCAGAAAGATTGGAAATACTGAGGGGAGAGAACTCCCCAAAGACCATGGAGCACAAAGGAGGTGAGTGAGACAACAGCAATCTTCTCCTTCATGGAGGACGGGGAGAAGCCCCACCCGGCTGTGGATTCTGGAGACTCGGTTctgtggctgggggggggggggggggggcgctgaggAGTCCCCAGAGTACATTACAAGAAGGCGTCACACCATTCTCGAAGGCACCCAAAGCAGTCTCGGGACTGCTTGGCGTTGGCACCACACGTGTCTTTCAGCCACTCTCGGAAGAGGTCTTCATCTTTCTTTAGCACCAGAAACTGGCCGAGAACCACATAAGCCTGCAAACAGGAAAGGGTGCACAGCTAAGTGCCTCTCAGACTAAAGCCACAAGACTACATTATACCACCCCGAAGGGGCTGGATCTCCGAAGCCAGGCAGGGTCCGTTGTGAGTACTTCCGGGGCAAGCCCACTTTTGTTCTGGTCGTTctgtttaagacaggatcttgcttTGCTGCCTAGAGTGGCATTAAATTCAATgggaatcctcttgcctcaacctcccaagtgctggggtcataggGGACCCATAATGCCTAGTTTCACTTCTGTTaacactgaaaacacacaaaagggTAAGGCACAGTGgggcacactttaatcccagcacttgggaggcagagaggccctgtctcaaacaaacaaaaacacacaaaaatgaccTTGCCTCCCGCGCTGCAGCCAAACCACCTCAGGTTATCTACCCCTGTCCATACCCTCCCCATACCCTACTTTTCCTCactcccatcttttttttttttttttttggcgtgGAAACATCGGTTGCCAGCTTCCACTCTATCCCTCCCTGGCATCTGTGACCACCCCACACCTTGTCAAAGCCCCTTTCCTCCAGCTTCTTGCCCAGGACTTCACCAATCCCGGCCAGGCTCCCCACTGGCTTTTCCCCCATGGGTTCTGCCACGAAGTCTCGGTGCTTTTGGGAGGTTGTCATCTTGATCAGGTTTAACCTGGGAATCCCAAAAAAAGGCAGGTTAGGGCTGAAGAGCACAACTCCCCAGGGCAATCTCCTCGGCTGCTTCCTCGATTTCCCTCATTGCTGAGAACAGCGAGGGCGGGCGAGGGCAGGCCCTTCCCCGCTATTCTGCAATCTCTGCTTTCTGTGGGCTCTGGGTTTGGGGACTGACCCGATGGAAATACCGGCTTGGACTAAAGGTGGCGCACGGAGGGCCACGGGAAGATTCCCAGACCCAGCCGGGGCCGCCCAGAAGCTGTCACTCTCGGTGACCTTGGCTAGGCCCACACTGACCCCGCTGGGAACAACCACGTGGTGAGAGCGGCAAGAGGGTCTCGTTAACCTCGCCGCCCTCCAGAGGCCAGCACGGGCGGCGCACCCACAGACGACGACGAAGCCCACGCCACGCCGGCCCCGAGGCCCCGCCTCCTCCCCGCCGGCCCCGCCCCACGCGCGCCGCGGGCCCGCCTCCTCCCCGCCGGCCCCGAGGCCCCGCCTCCTCCCCGCCGGCCCCGAGGCCCCGCCTCCTCCCCGCGCCGCGCCCCGCCTCCTCCACGCCGGCCCCGAGGCCCCGCCTCCTCCCCGCGCCGCGCCCCGCCTCCTCCCCGCCGGCCCCGAGGCCCCGCCTCCTCCCCGCCGGCCCCGAGGCCCCGCCTCCTCCACGCGCCGCGCCCCGCCTCCTCCCCGCCGGCCCCGAGGCCCCGCCTCCTCCCCGCCGGCCCCGAGGCCCCGCCTCCTCCACGCGCCGCGCCCCGCCTCCTCCACGCCGGCCCCGAGGCCCCGCCTCCTCCACGCGCCGCGCCTCCTCCACGCGCCGCGGGTCCCTCCTCCTCCACGCGCCGCCCCTCCCCGGGGCCAGGCCGCTCGGCTGCAGAGGCGCGCCTCCGCGATGAGTGCTCCTCTCCTTCCCGCCTCCGCGCGCCGCCTCCGCCCTCCAGCCGGAGCCCCGCTTCGCCGCTCACGCTCACCGGCAACTCTGGCTCTGGTAACGGCTCCTCGCGCCACTCAGCCGCTCCCGCCGATACCTCAAGCAACTAGAATGTTCTCCGACTTCCGCTTCCGGGTCGTCTTATGAgccgctttaaaaaaaaaaaaaaaaacccaaattggGCATGTCTAGCCACCCAGAGCCATAGAGTGGAGGCGCAACCGCTCCCCACGGCGCCCACAATAGTGGTTGTTTTCCGGTCCCTCACAGGAAGCCGCGCTGCTTTTTAGGGTCTTGTTTCTCCGGCCGCGCCTCCCATCTGCGAGACCGAGGCCTCCGAGGAGAATACGACCATCATTTTCCTGACCAGCACCCGGAACGCAAAGACGTAGGTCTGCCTGACCTGGTCGAGGGAAGAGTTCAAGGACCGGACAAGGAGGGGCGGGGCATCCGGAGGCTTCCGAGAGCCCCGCCCCGGAAGTGCAAATCCCGCGGGGTCCTCACACAGTCCGGTCTATAGCAAGCCCGCTGACGGGAGCTGGGGACACCGGAGGCCGAGGCCGAGCGTCCAGACGGGCGCTGCCGTGGTGGCCGCCTGCAGGTCGCGTTCCTTCGGTTGTGTACTCCGTCTTGAAGTCCGCCTGCAGACCGGGGCTTGCTGGTGTAACGCCGAGCGGGTGAGTGCTGGCAGCGtcgcggtggtggtggtgcttagGAGGTCGAGCATCTGTCGTATGGCTGTCCTAGACTTGGGGTGTTCGAGCGTGTGGAGGAAAGTCGTTAGCTCAAACTCCTCCCGAAGAGGTGGTCGGGATGGTCGGCCTGGCGGTGCGTGTGGTTTCATGGCCCCAGCAGCTCTTTGAACGGGAGTGGGTCTTGTTATCGAGAGGGCgtctcactgtgcagaccagagTGGCCTCCATCTTCCAGAGAGATCCCACTGCCCCTGGGTTGGGAtgtcttgagattaaaggctcgagcccaccccccaccccccaactgaGACTATAAAACTTGTTTcgtgggtttgttttggttttttcgttttttgggtttttcgagacagggtttctctgtgtagttttggagcctttcctggatctcgctctgtagaccaggctggcctccaactcacagagatctgcctaccgctgcctcccaagtgctgggattaaaggcgtgcgccaccactgcctggctcagcaaTTTTTCAAAGATCTTACTTGTAAAGCAAACTATGGTTTATCAAACTATCATTTCTGTAAAtaatttacaaatttatttttgtttacagcAGTGGGTCTTCCTTAAGATGTTTAACTGCCATTATGAGTCTCATCAAGGTCACATCCAGAGTTACACacactcctctaatcccagcacttgggaggtagagacaggagaatctcagcATCCTAGactatatgagactctgtctcaagaaaaggggaggggggttCCCaaggatctgatgttctcttctggcctccatggatgggcaccaggcacacatgttgtgtacatacatacatgcaggcaaaatttacacacagagaataaaataaatgtttgagacagagaaagagaggaagagaaagagatgaacaCAGGACTTGAGCTTTAGGGCCTTGCTATAAGACCAGCAAAGCAAATCCCCGCCTACACCTGATAGGCCACCTTAAGTGGAACAATTAATTAATTGACTCCAATGAACAAGTTGAGAGTGCAAAGGATTTGGGGAGTGGCTTGATCCAGCCTCCattgccgccgccgccgccgccgccgccgccgccgccgccgccgccaccaccaccaccaccaccaccaggtagTTGCCTGGgcgtggtggtggcggcggcacacacctttaatcccagcacttgggaggcagagccaggaggatctctgtgagttcaaggccagccttgtctacagagggagatccaggacaggcaccaaagctacacagagaaaccctgtctggggaaaataaaataaaataaataaataaataaaaattaaagtaaaaaaaaagatttactctGTGTAGGTTTTGCAAGTGACCTTGGCGGCCAGAGAGAGCATTGGattcccctagaattggagttagagatagttgtgaaccaACTGATAGTGAGTGCTGGGTCCTGAGATATCTCTGTGgcaaatatctgcctgcctctgcctacccagGGCTAGGAATAAAGGTGCACCCAGCATCTGGTTAaagcttgtgttttgtttttaatgattttaacAGGGTGAGGTGGCTGCTTCCCTGAAAGCAGTCCTGGCTTCTAAGACTGCCATCCAAATAACTCTGGAAGAAGAGCTGACAGCCTCCACGTCCTAACAACCCTGGACAGCGCCCAGTATGTCTCAGGCCACTAAGAGAAAGCATGTGGTGCAGGAGGTGCTGGGGGAGCACATGGTGCCCTCGGACCAGCAGCAGATAGTGAAGGTAATGGGATTGGTCTAAGCTTTTCTCTACTCCCATTGGACCCTGGGGTGTGGGAGGGACTCAGTATGTGTCTGATCGAACTGATGATGTCCCTAATTGTTGGTCATTCCTGGACCAGGTCCTCAGGACTCCTGGGAACAATCTACATGAGGTAGAGACAGCACAAGGGCAGCGCTTCCTGGTGAGCATGCCCTCCAAATACCGCAAGAACATCTGGATCAAGAGAGGTTAGAATCCCCCTACAATACAGAACCATGGCCTTGATTCCTGATTCTCCTTCACACACCGGAATGGCTTTATCTTTGTCACCTGCAGGGGACTTTCTCATTGTTGACCCAattgaagagggaggaaaggtgaAGGCGGAGATTTCTTTCGTGCTCTGCAAGAACCATGTACGCTCCCTGCAGAAGGAGGGCCACTGGTACGGTGATAATCCTGATCGTGGTCCTCTGGCTTCGGGGATAGTAGCATCCTTGCTAGTGAATGGGATGGGATTGGGATGGGGTTATGCTGTCCCAGAGGGACATTTGGAAACAGCTGTTTTGCTGAGAGGTTTCTCATTGCTCTCTGACCTGGCTCTTCTCTTGTCACAGGCCTGAGGCCTTCTCCGAGGTAGCTGagaaacaaaataacataaaCAGGTGAGGAGCAAGCCCCAGCCCAGGGAAGACAAAAATACAAGTgcacgctgggcagtggtggcacatgcctttaatcccagcactcgggagaca
Protein-coding regions in this window:
- the Banf1 gene encoding barrier-to-autointegration factor, translating into MTTSQKHRDFVAEPMGEKPVGSLAGIGEVLGKKLEERGFDKAYVVLGQFLVLKKDEDLFREWLKDTCGANAKQSRDCFGCLREWCDAFL
- the Eif1ad gene encoding probable RNA-binding protein EIF1AD translates to MSQATKRKHVVQEVLGEHMVPSDQQQIVKVLRTPGNNLHEVETAQGQRFLVSMPSKYRKNIWIKRGDFLIVDPIEEGGKVKAEISFVLCKNHVRSLQKEGHWPEAFSEVAEKQNNINRQSQPELPAEPQLSEESGSEDDSDLFVNTNHRQYHESEEESEEEEEEAA